Genomic segment of Nitrospirota bacterium:
CGTAATATAATGCAGACGTTTTGGACGCCGAATGATAGACATCGATTCCATATACGCAACATTGAGGGACACGACCAAGCACGTCCTGAAAACCATTGCCTTCGTGGATGCCCTGCCGGGGGAGATAGTCCCGTCGGACAAGAACACCCTGGTGGGGTACGTCAGCGGCAACGTGGGCCTGACCGGGGAGATGAAAATCTCCATTACCGTGAGCTTCAGCAAGGAGGCCATCACCCGCATCTACCACAACATGTTCCCCGATGAGCGGGCCCAGGTGACCGTCTTTCACATGGGAGACCTGGTGGGAGAGATAACGAACATGATAAGCGGAAACCTCCGCAATATCCTGGCCGGACTGGACATGCGGTTCGATGCCGGAATCCCCACCGTGGTCATCGGCTCCCAGCAGATATACCATCCCTCGGGCACCATATCGAAGGTCATCCCCTTCGAGATGCAGGGCGACACCATGTTTATCGAGGTCGGGATAAAGACCTTCTAACGCAGACCCAGGGCCCGGGCGAGGGGGGCATCCAGGGAGTAGATGTCGTCCCGGAAGTGAAGGGTTCCGTCCTCCTCTACCCAGGCGGTGAGATAGACTATGTAAACATCCAGAGGATGCTTTATCCGGAGCGTCCTCTGCTCGCCCCGGGCTATGGCCTCCTGCAACCGCACTTTGCCCCAGCCGTTGGAACCTCCGAGAAGGTGCCGAGCCAGGACGAGGGGCTTCTCCAGCCGGATGCAACTGTGGCTGAAGGTACGCACGCGCTCCTGGAAAAGCTCCCCCGAGGGCGTGTCATGCATATATACCCCGTAGGGGTTGGGGAGGATGAACTTGACCCTGCCCAGGGGGTTGGTGGGGCCGGGCCCCTGCACCAGCGTGTAGGGGAAGTTCTTCTCGGTCACGCTCTCCCAGTCCACCTTCCAGGGGTCGACGACCCGTGCCTCCTTGAGCGGGCCTTGCAGGACTTTCATGTCGAAGACCTTGAGATACCAGGGGTTTTCTCTCACTTTGGGAAGGATTTCCTCCAGGGCGATGCTCCGGGGGACGAACCACGAGGGGTTCAGGACGAGTTCGGTTATCCGGGCGTTCAGGACCGGCGTCTGGGCATAGAGCTTTCCGGTGACCACGCGCATCGTGGCCACCTTCCGGTTGTCCTCGACCAAGGTGAGGGTGAAGTCGGGAATGTTTACAAGGACGTAGCGCGGCCCTAGGCGGGGCAGCAGCCAGCGGAGGCGCTCGAGGGAGACGGCTATCTGAAGGATTCTGTCTTCCATGGGGACGTTGAGGGCTTGAAGGGTGGCCTCGTCAAGCAGACCCCTGGGGGGAAGGCCGTGGCGGCGCTGAAAGCCCTTGAGGGCCCGGACCAGGGCGTCGTCGAAGAGGTCGCCGCCGTCCGCGGACAACGGGAAACCATCAGTGAGGGCGAGGCGTTTCTTCAGAGCCGAGACGCCGGGCCCCCGCGCTCCCGGTTCAAGCCCCGGGGGAACCCGCGGCCAGCCGCCCTCCCGGGCGATGGCCCTGTACCGGGCCAGGGCTTTCCTCATGCCCTGGTAGCGGAAGTCCCACGGAGCAAGGGACTCCAGTGCCTTGCCCATCGACCCGGAGGCCAGGGCCCGCTCAAGAAGCGGAGCGTCGGACGCCTCCCTGTGCTCGTTTGTCCCTTCGGGTGGAGCGTGACCGTCTCGGAGGTCCCCGGCATATGTTATGAAGGCGTCGGTAAGAAGGATGTCCAGGGCGGCCAGGCTGTCCGGCTCAAAGGCGCCCGGGACAGAGAGGGCGTCCTGGAGGGCCTTCAGGTGGTAGAAGCGCGGAGCAAGGCCGTGGCTGGGCGAGGCCTTCAGAGAGGCAAGAAGCCGGCCCGCGGCCGGCAGGGGGCCCTGTGCGTCCGTCCAGGCCGGGGCGAAGCCCCTGGTGCGATAAAAGGCCGCCACCTCTTCGGCACGGTGAAGGGGAGGGGCGTCTTTAAGAACGAACAGGCCGGCGCTCCATCCTTCGATGAGGCGGGATACCTGCGCTTGTGCACCGGTCGGAGTCCCCGTTGCGAAAGCGGGCACGGCGAGAAAAGACCACAGAAGAAGACCGACGACAAGGGTCCGCATCCCTTATGGTAACAGGAAGGGAAAAGGGAAATCTCAGGACTGCACGCTGTCTATGACCTTCATGAGCAGCTTGCGGACCTCATGGGCCACATCGAGAAGCCTCCGGTTGGTCACGGCCTGCATGGAAGCCACCGGGTCGATGGCCGATATCTCCACCCTGCCTCCGGAGTGCTCCTGGACCACGACGTTGCAGGGAAGCATGGTGCCGATGTTTTCCTCCATCTGAAGGGCCTCATAGGCTAACCGGGGGTTACAGGCGCCCAGGATGCGGTACGGCCGGAAGTCCACGCCCAGTTTCTCCTTGAGAACCTTCCGCACGTCGATTTCCGTCATGATGCCGAACCCTTCCTTCTTCAGCTCCTCGCTTGCCCGGTTGACCGCTTCCTCGAAAGGCACCTCCACGATGGCGCTGAAATAGTAGCTCATAGAGTCTCCTTTCAGAATCCTGAATAAATTGTAGCAGGGCGGAGGCCAAATGGGAAGCATGGCATACAAAAGTGACGATAAATCAGCTAGTAATACCTACAATATGAACAAAAACTTTAAGTAAGGCGGCTCATGCATTCGGGCCGGTTGGCGACTCTGGGAAAGGAGACTGGTTCCCCGAGAAAGGAGACTGGTCTCCTGGGAGGGAAAGGGGACTGGTCCCGCAGGACTGGTCCTGCTCAGGCCAGTTTTTCGAGGACCACGGTGGCCACGGCGTAGGTGCGCTCGTGGGAGAGGGAGAGGTGGGTGCGGACGATGCCCTTTTCATCGAAGAGTATCTGGAGCTTCTTGCTCACCTTGAAGACGGGTTTGCCCTTCGGGTCGTTGGTGACCTCGACGTCCCTGAGGGAGATGGGCGCTTCGGTGGAGAGAGCCTTCACCAGGGCCTCTTTTGCCGCGAAGCGTCCGGCGTAATGGGGGTGGGGGTCGCGGTGGCGCCGGCAGTGCTCCAACTCGTCCTCGGTGAAGACCCGCTCAAGAAACTTCTCGCCCAGGTCGGCCACCGACCGCCTGATCCTGTCGACCTCGATGATGTCCACGCCCACTCCGTGTATCATCGTGATATGAGCTCCTTCATCTCCCGGACGGCCCGCTCGAGGCCTACGAGGACCGCCCGGGAGATAATGCTGTGGCCGATGTACAGGGCGCGTAGCTGCCCGGAGCGGGCCAGGGGGACGACGTTGGCGTAGGTGAGGCCGTGGCCCGCATTGGCCTGGAGGCCGAGGGCCCGGGCATAGCGGAGGGAGGAGAGGACCTGAAAGAGCTTCTCGTCCCGCTCGGTTCCGCGGGCGCCCGCGTAAAGGCCGGTGTGTATTTCCACCATGTCGGCGCCGGAGGCTAGGGAGGCGTCTATGTCGGCCCTCTCGGGATTGATAAAGAGGCTCACGGGTATGCCGGCGCCGTGGAGCCTGCGGACGGTCTCGGTCACCTTCCCGGCGTTGCGGAGGACGTCCAGGCCTCCTTCGGTGGTCAGCTCCTGGCGCTTCTCCGGCACCAGGGTGCAGAGGTCGGGTTTTGTGCCGGAGGCGATCTTGGCCATCTCCTCCGTGGCCGCCATTTCGAGGTTGAGCTCCAGGGGCACGGTCTCCCGCAAAAGGCGGAGGTCCCGGTCCGAGATGTGCCGCCGGTCCTCCCTCAGGTGCACCGTGATGCCGTCGGCCCCGCCCAGCATGGCCAGGGGCGCGGCGTGCAGGGGGTCCGGCTCCAGGCCCTTGCGGGCCTCCCTCAAGGTGGCGACGTGGTCGATATTGACCCCGAGGAGCATGCTCAGTCCGTATCCATCATGCGGATGAGGGTTCCCCGCTTCTCGGTGCCGTAGCGGAAGACGGTTATTCCTTTGCACCCCAGGTCGTAGGCCAGCAGATAGGCCCGCTTGACGTCCTCGACGGTGGCATCCCCGGGAACGTTGACTGTCTTGCTCACGGCGTTGTCGGTGTATTTCTGGAAGGCCGCCTGCATGCGGATGTGGTCTTCCGGGGAAATCTCGTGCGCCGTGACGAAGATTTCCCTGACGTCCTCTGGCACCCCGGGGACTTCTCCGAGGGTCTCGGCCTCGGCCACCTTTTTCTTGAGGCTCTCGGAGTAGAAGCCCCGCTCCCTGGCAATGCGGAAAAAATGCTTGTTCGCCTCGTAAAGGACGGTGTCCAGGACGTAGCGCTTGTAGGCGATGGCGAAGAGGGGCTCGATGCTGCTCGAGCAGTCCGCTATGGTCGACAGGGTGCCGGTGGGGGCTATGGTGGTGACGGTGGCGTTGCGCATCTTCGGGCCGTCGGGCCGGTCATAGACGGAGCCCGTGAAGTTCGGGAAGACGCCGCGGGTCTCGGCCAGCTCGGAGGAGGCGCCGTGGGAGACCTCCTTGATGAACTTCATGACCTCCTCGGCAAGCTCGAAGGCCGGAGGGCTGTCGTAGCGCATGCCCAGAAGAACGAGCATGTCGGCCCAGCCCATCACGCCCAGGCCGATCTTCCTGTTGCCCTTGTGCATGGCCTCGATTTCGGCGATGGGATACCTGTTGGCGTCGATGGCATCGTCGAGGAAACGCACGCCGGTGCGGACGGCATCCCGCAGGGCGTCCCACTGGATGTCGCCCTTCTGGACGCACTTGGAGAGGTCGATGGAGCCCAGGACGCAGGCCTCGTTGGGCAGGAGGGGCTGCTCCCCGCAGGGGTTCGTGCTCTCTATCCTGCCCACCTGCGGGGTCGGGTTGGCCTCGTTGATTCTGTCGAGGAAGACCATTCCGGGGTCGCCGGTCATCCAGGCGCTCTTGACGAGCTCGTCGAAGACCTCCCGGGCCCGCACCCGCTTCTCCGTCCTTCCGGAGCGGGGATTGACAAGGCCGTACTCCTCGTCTTTCTTGACGGCCTCGATGAAGGCGTCGGTGGCGGCCACGGAGATGTTGAAGTTCGTCAGCTCGTGCTCGTCGCGCTTCAGGGTGATGAAGTCCATGATATCGGGGTGGTCCACTCTGAGAATGCCCATGTTGGCGCCCCTGCGGGCGCCTCCCTGCTTGATGACGTCGGTGGCGGTGTTGTAGATCTTCATGAAGGAGACCGGGCCGCTGGCAATGCCGCCCGTGGAGCGGACCACGTCGTGCCGGGGGCGGAGGTGCGAGAAGCTGAACCCCGTTCCCCCGCCGCTCTGAAGAATCATGGCGGCGTTCCTCAGTGTGCCGAAGATGCTCTCCATGGAATCCTCCACGGGCAGGACGAAACATGCCGCGAGCTGCCCGAGCCTCTTGCCGGCGTTCATGAGGGTGGGGGAGTTGGGCAGAAAGCACAGGGAACTCATGAGGCCGTGGAACTTTCGCGCCCACTCCTCGGTGTCCCCGTCGTTGAGGGCCTCGGAGGAGGCGACGGCCCGGGCCACCCGCCAGAACATCTCGTCGGGTGTTTCCGTGACCTCGCCCTTCTCGTTCTTGATGAGATACCGGGCCTGGAGGGTTTTCAGAGCATTTTCAGAGAGTTCCATGGAAAAAATTATATCAGAAACAAGGAGATTAGAAAAACGAAAAAGCGAAAGGGGTCATCTGAACGTCCTTTCGCTGTCCCGGTCGGGCTCTCTCACGCCGAGCTGCAGCTCAAGGATGGATATCTGCTGGGCCATGACGTAAAGGAACCTCTGGAAGCTTACGAAAAAGCCGGCCCAGCCGTAAACGAAGCCGGGTTTGAAAAGAAAACGCATTACAAACTTGCCGAAACCGGATAGCACTTTCAGTCCGCTGAACCTCCTGCCGTCGGCGTACAGGACTTCGCCCTCTATGCGTGCAAGCCTCATGCTCCGTATCAGCCACTTGACCATGTCCATGGCCATATAGTGTTTGAGGGGAGAGGCCATCCTGCCGACCTTGCCATTGATGTCCTTTTTCTGATGAAACTGTCCCCTGTAATGAACGTGCTCGGGACGGAAGACCCTGACGACGCTTTCCTTCCAGCTTCCCTTGTCGAACCATCTGCCCAGGGCATAATTTATCCGGGGTATGCGGAAGGCTATGGACTCGCCGGGGTCTTTTGTTTTTTCCCGTATCTCCCTGCCCAGCTCCGGCGAGGCCTCTTCGTCGGCGTCTATGATGAAAACCCACGGGTTCTTCGCCTGCGCAATCGCGTACTGGAACTGTTTGCCGGTGGAACCCGGCCAGGGCCTGACGATTACCCTTGCCCCGAGGTCCCGGGCGAGTTCAGCGGTGCGGTCCGTGCTTTCGGCATCCACGACCACCATCTCGTCCGCCCACTGCACGCTCCTCAGGCAGCGTTCTATGTTCTTTTCTTCGTTAAGAGTAATCGTTACGGCGGATATCTTCATGATGCAACGTAGTATAAATGAACAGGTTCGGGGCTTTCTATCCTCGGGCAGGGACCCGCGAACCACAAGGTTTCAGCACCCCTATGCCCCCTGGAGCAGCTCTCCGTAAACACGCAGGTTGCCCTCCACCATGGCGGCGGTGGAGAACTCCTCCTCGGCAATACGTCTGCCCGCCGCTCCCATGGCCCTCCGCGTCTCGGCAGAGCCCAGGAGCCGAACCAGGGCCTCAGCCAGGGCCCGGCTGCTGCCGGGCTCGACGAGGCGGCCGTTCATGCCGTCCCGGATGATTTCGGGGATGCCCCCGACGCGGGTGGCTATGATGGGCACCCCCGAGGCGGCAGCCTGAAGAAGCGAGACGCCAAGCCCCTCCATCTGAGCCGGGTGTGCCACCACGTCCAGGCAGGGGAGGATGCGGTGCAGGTCGGTTCGAAAGCCCGGGAAGAGGACGGCGTGCTCGATGCGGAGGGTCCGGCAGACGCCCTTCATCACCGCCTCGAGAGGCCCCTTCCCGAAAAGCAGGAAGCGTGCGGCCGGAAAGGACTGGAGGACCCGCGGGACGGCCTCGAGGAGGTATTCGTGGCCTTTCCTCTTGATGAACTGGGCCGCCATCCCCACGGTGCGATTCTCCTCTCCGAGGGAGAACTCTCTCCTGAACCATTCCCCCTCGCAGCCGGGCCGGTACTTCTCCAGGTCCACCGCGCTCGGCACGCACCGTATGCGCGATGGGTCCAACCCTTCCTCGACGAGCACTTTCCGGATGCCCTCCGATATGGTTATGACCCTGTCATAGAGCCGGTACTTCAGGTGAACCAGGGGGCGCGGCTCGGGGTTGTCCACCCGGCGGGAAAGGATAGTTCTGGAACCGGTGAAGGCGGCTGCGAGCCCTCCCAGGACGTCCGCGCCCCGGCGGCTGTGCAGATGGACGATATCGGGAGCTGCGGACACGATGATTCTCCGGAGCCGCCAGATGAAACGAAGGTCCAGGTCGCCCGCCATGGGCAGGGGATGGACCTGGTCGGCCAGTCCCCTGGCCTGGTCCGCCAGGGCGCTGCCCCTCGTGCAGACCAGGATGTTTGAGACCCCGCGCTCCTTGAGCCCCCGAAGGAGGTAAAGCACCTGGAGGGCTCCACCGAACAGGTTCTTTCCGGTCTCCACGTGAAGGACTTTCATGCGGCCTCCAGGAGCCGGGAGGCCGCTCCCAGGACCTCCTCGACCCCAATGGCGGAAAGGCAGGGGAAGTCCCCCGCGCAGACGGGATGACGCTTGCAGGGGGAGCATCCGAACCCTTTATAGATAATGGCCGTCCCCGCAAGGCCGGTGTCGTCGTAGGGAAAGGTGGACCCGAAGACGGCTACCGTGGGAACCTGGAAGGCGATTCCCATGTGGGTGAGGGCGGTGTCGCCACCCACGAGCAGGGACGCGTGCTTGGCAAGGGCGGCCGACTCCTTGAGGGTGGCCTCCCCGGCAACGCAGAAGGCGTTTCCTCTGGACCGTTCCTCGATGCGGAGGGCCTTCTCCCTGTCCGCGCTCCCCCCCAGGATGAGGGAGTGCATGCCGTACCTCTCGGCCAGGAGCATGGCCAGGCGCGGCCACCGCTCTCCGGGCCATTCCTTCTGAGGCTTGGAGGAGAAAGGACAGAGGGCAGCATAGGGGCCCGAAAGGCCCCGGGCCCGCCGGAAATCCCGGACGAAGACTTCCTCCTTCTCGCCAAGGGCGATGTCCATTCGGAAGTCGCCGGGGTCAAGCCCCAGCCCCCGGACGAACTGATGATACTGGGCCCCGATGCGTCTTTCGCTCCTGTCCCAGGGGACGACCTTTCTCATGAGAAGCCGGCTGCCCTCCCTGGAGGCGAGCCCTACGCGCTCTGGCGCGCCCGAAAGCATGGCGATGAGCCCGCTTTTAAGGAAACCCTGGAGGTCCAGCACAAGGTCGAAGCGGCGGGAGCGCAGGGCGCCGGTGAAAAGACGCGCCTCCCTGAGGACGGCCATGTAGCTCCGTGCGCGAAAAAGGCCCTTCCACGCCTCCTTGGGCCAGACCATCACCTCGTCAAGAAGGGGGTTGGTGCAAAGGAGGCCGCTTGAGGCCTCCTCCACAAGCCAGGTGAGGCGGGCTCCGGGGTAAGCGTTCCTGAGCACCCTGATGACCGGTGTTGCCATCACCACGTCGCCGATGGCGCTCAGCTTGATAATGAGGATGTTTCGGGGTTCCATGTCTCCTTCAGTGCTTCCATGGCCGTCTCGAAGGCCTCGTCCACGGTAATGAGGTCCAGGCAGCGCGTATGCCCTTCGGGGCAAACCTCCCTGATACAGGG
This window contains:
- a CDS encoding chemotaxis protein CheX; amino-acid sequence: MIDIDSIYATLRDTTKHVLKTIAFVDALPGEIVPSDKNTLVGYVSGNVGLTGEMKISITVSFSKEAITRIYHNMFPDERAQVTVFHMGDLVGEITNMISGNLRNILAGLDMRFDAGIPTVVIGSQQIYHPSGTISKVIPFEMQGDTMFIEVGIKTF
- a CDS encoding L,D-transpeptidase family protein, with the protein product MRTLVVGLLLWSFLAVPAFATGTPTGAQAQVSRLIEGWSAGLFVLKDAPPLHRAEEVAAFYRTRGFAPAWTDAQGPLPAAGRLLASLKASPSHGLAPRFYHLKALQDALSVPGAFEPDSLAALDILLTDAFITYAGDLRDGHAPPEGTNEHREASDAPLLERALASGSMGKALESLAPWDFRYQGMRKALARYRAIAREGGWPRVPPGLEPGARGPGVSALKKRLALTDGFPLSADGGDLFDDALVRALKGFQRRHGLPPRGLLDEATLQALNVPMEDRILQIAVSLERLRWLLPRLGPRYVLVNIPDFTLTLVEDNRKVATMRVVTGKLYAQTPVLNARITELVLNPSWFVPRSIALEEILPKVRENPWYLKVFDMKVLQGPLKEARVVDPWKVDWESVTEKNFPYTLVQGPGPTNPLGRVKFILPNPYGVYMHDTPSGELFQERVRTFSHSCIRLEKPLVLARHLLGGSNGWGKVRLQEAIARGEQRTLRIKHPLDVYIVYLTAWVEEDGTLHFRDDIYSLDAPLARALGLR
- a CDS encoding DUF302 domain-containing protein; translated protein: MSYYFSAIVEVPFEEAVNRASEELKKEGFGIMTEIDVRKVLKEKLGVDFRPYRILGACNPRLAYEALQMEENIGTMLPCNVVVQEHSGGRVEISAIDPVASMQAVTNRRLLDVAHEVRKLLMKVIDSVQS
- the acpS gene encoding holo-ACP synthase, whose protein sequence is MIHGVGVDIIEVDRIRRSVADLGEKFLERVFTEDELEHCRRHRDPHPHYAGRFAAKEALVKALSTEAPISLRDVEVTNDPKGKPVFKVSKKLQILFDEKGIVRTHLSLSHERTYAVATVVLEKLA
- a CDS encoding pyridoxine 5'-phosphate synthase, producing MLLGVNIDHVATLREARKGLEPDPLHAAPLAMLGGADGITVHLREDRRHISDRDLRLLRETVPLELNLEMAATEEMAKIASGTKPDLCTLVPEKRQELTTEGGLDVLRNAGKVTETVRRLHGAGIPVSLFINPERADIDASLASGADMVEIHTGLYAGARGTERDEKLFQVLSSLRYARALGLQANAGHGLTYANVVPLARSGQLRALYIGHSIISRAVLVGLERAVREMKELISR
- a CDS encoding adenosylcobalamin-dependent ribonucleoside-diphosphate reductase — protein: MELSENALKTLQARYLIKNEKGEVTETPDEMFWRVARAVASSEALNDGDTEEWARKFHGLMSSLCFLPNSPTLMNAGKRLGQLAACFVLPVEDSMESIFGTLRNAAMILQSGGGTGFSFSHLRPRHDVVRSTGGIASGPVSFMKIYNTATDVIKQGGARRGANMGILRVDHPDIMDFITLKRDEHELTNFNISVAATDAFIEAVKKDEEYGLVNPRSGRTEKRVRAREVFDELVKSAWMTGDPGMVFLDRINEANPTPQVGRIESTNPCGEQPLLPNEACVLGSIDLSKCVQKGDIQWDALRDAVRTGVRFLDDAIDANRYPIAEIEAMHKGNRKIGLGVMGWADMLVLLGMRYDSPPAFELAEEVMKFIKEVSHGASSELAETRGVFPNFTGSVYDRPDGPKMRNATVTTIAPTGTLSTIADCSSSIEPLFAIAYKRYVLDTVLYEANKHFFRIARERGFYSESLKKKVAEAETLGEVPGVPEDVREIFVTAHEISPEDHIRMQAAFQKYTDNAVSKTVNVPGDATVEDVKRAYLLAYDLGCKGITVFRYGTEKRGTLIRMMDTD
- a CDS encoding glycosyltransferase family 2 protein, encoding MKISAVTITLNEEKNIERCLRSVQWADEMVVVDAESTDRTAELARDLGARVIVRPWPGSTGKQFQYAIAQAKNPWVFIIDADEEASPELGREIREKTKDPGESIAFRIPRINYALGRWFDKGSWKESVVRVFRPEHVHYRGQFHQKKDINGKVGRMASPLKHYMAMDMVKWLIRSMRLARIEGEVLYADGRRFSGLKVLSGFGKFVMRFLFKPGFVYGWAGFFVSFQRFLYVMAQQISILELQLGVREPDRDSERTFR
- a CDS encoding glycosyltransferase, whose product is MKVLHVETGKNLFGGALQVLYLLRGLKERGVSNILVCTRGSALADQARGLADQVHPLPMAGDLDLRFIWRLRRIIVSAAPDIVHLHSRRGADVLGGLAAAFTGSRTILSRRVDNPEPRPLVHLKYRLYDRVITISEGIRKVLVEEGLDPSRIRCVPSAVDLEKYRPGCEGEWFRREFSLGEENRTVGMAAQFIKRKGHEYLLEAVPRVLQSFPAARFLLFGKGPLEAVMKGVCRTLRIEHAVLFPGFRTDLHRILPCLDVVAHPAQMEGLGVSLLQAAASGVPIIATRVGGIPEIIRDGMNGRLVEPGSSRALAEALVRLLGSAETRRAMGAAGRRIAEEEFSTAAMVEGNLRVYGELLQGA
- a CDS encoding glycosyltransferase family 9 protein — its product is MEPRNILIIKLSAIGDVVMATPVIRVLRNAYPGARLTWLVEEASSGLLCTNPLLDEVMVWPKEAWKGLFRARSYMAVLREARLFTGALRSRRFDLVLDLQGFLKSGLIAMLSGAPERVGLASREGSRLLMRKVVPWDRSERRIGAQYHQFVRGLGLDPGDFRMDIALGEKEEVFVRDFRRARGLSGPYAALCPFSSKPQKEWPGERWPRLAMLLAERYGMHSLILGGSADREKALRIEERSRGNAFCVAGEATLKESAALAKHASLLVGGDTALTHMGIAFQVPTVAVFGSTFPYDDTGLAGTAIIYKGFGCSPCKRHPVCAGDFPCLSAIGVEEVLGAASRLLEAA